The Mesorhizobium sp. M1D.F.Ca.ET.043.01.1.1 genome contains a region encoding:
- a CDS encoding RNA methyltransferase: MPTANEPANPAGPAIVLVEPQLGENIGMVARAMANFGLSELRLVNPRDGWPSEKARAAASRADHVIDATRVFDDLPSAVADLNFVFATTARERDGFKPVRGPVEAGRALRARVEAGLRTGILFGRERFGLYNEEVGLADEIVTFPVDPSFSSLNIAQAVLLMSYEWMKSGLAEETATNFSGPELVPATKEQLHSLFTYLEGALEARGYFRPEEKKPKMVDNLRAVLTRAGFAEPELKVLRGIISSLDRFSPAMPRGDGSPGDDPRRPPAARGRPADKES, encoded by the coding sequence ATGCCAACCGCAAACGAACCCGCCAATCCCGCCGGACCTGCGATCGTCCTCGTCGAGCCACAGCTCGGCGAGAATATCGGCATGGTCGCGCGTGCCATGGCGAATTTCGGCCTTTCGGAGCTGCGCCTTGTCAATCCGCGCGACGGCTGGCCGAGCGAGAAGGCGCGCGCGGCCGCCAGCCGCGCCGACCATGTCATCGATGCGACAAGGGTGTTCGACGACCTGCCTTCTGCGGTCGCCGACCTCAATTTCGTCTTCGCCACCACGGCGCGCGAGCGCGACGGCTTCAAGCCGGTGCGCGGCCCGGTGGAGGCGGGCAGGGCGCTCCGGGCCCGCGTTGAGGCGGGGCTGCGCACGGGGATTCTTTTCGGCCGCGAGCGTTTCGGCCTCTACAATGAAGAGGTCGGCCTCGCCGACGAGATCGTCACTTTTCCGGTCGATCCCAGCTTCTCCTCGCTCAACATCGCGCAGGCCGTGCTGTTGATGTCCTATGAATGGATGAAGTCGGGCCTCGCCGAAGAAACCGCGACCAACTTTTCCGGACCGGAGCTCGTTCCGGCGACCAAGGAACAATTGCACAGCCTGTTCACCTACCTCGAAGGGGCGCTCGAGGCGCGCGGCTATTTCCGTCCTGAAGAGAAGAAGCCGAAGATGGTCGACAATCTGCGCGCCGTGCTGACGCGGGCGGGTTTTGCCGAGCCGGAGCTCAAGGTGCTGCGCGGCATCATCTCGTCGCTCGACAGGTTTTCTCCGGCAATGCCGCGAGGCGATGGCTCACCGGGAGACGATCCGAGGCGGCCGCCGGCCGCGCGCGGACGACCGGCGGACAAAGAAAGTTAA
- the murI gene encoding glutamate racemase — protein sequence MNDRSSQRPILMFDSGVGGLTVLREARVLMPDRRFVYVADDAAFPYGAWEEPALKDHILALFGKLLDRLQPAISVIACNTASTLVIDALREKFPGHPFVGTVPAIKPAAERTRSGLVSVLATPGTVKRQYTRDLISKWAQKCHVRLVGSDRLAGLAEIYMREGFVDEEAVRAEIAPCFMERDGQRTDIVVLACTHYPFLANRMRKTAPWPVDWIDPAEAIARRAMSLLEPVGAPCGESEPDIAVFTSGKADFATRRLIQGFGLTAG from the coding sequence ATGAACGATCGATCAAGCCAGCGCCCGATCCTGATGTTCGATTCCGGCGTCGGCGGCCTGACCGTGCTGCGCGAGGCGCGCGTGCTGATGCCCGACCGCCGCTTCGTCTATGTCGCGGACGACGCGGCCTTCCCTTATGGCGCTTGGGAGGAACCGGCGCTCAAGGACCATATACTGGCCTTGTTCGGCAAATTGCTCGACCGCCTCCAGCCGGCGATTTCGGTGATCGCCTGCAACACCGCTTCGACCCTGGTGATCGATGCGCTGCGCGAAAAGTTCCCCGGACATCCCTTCGTCGGCACCGTGCCGGCGATCAAGCCGGCGGCGGAGCGCACACGTTCCGGCCTTGTGTCGGTGCTGGCGACGCCGGGCACGGTCAAGCGCCAGTACACGCGCGACCTGATCAGCAAATGGGCGCAGAAATGCCATGTCCGCCTGGTCGGCAGCGACAGGCTTGCCGGACTGGCCGAGATCTACATGCGCGAGGGCTTTGTCGACGAGGAGGCCGTGCGCGCCGAGATCGCGCCCTGCTTCATGGAGCGCGACGGGCAGCGCACCGACATCGTGGTGCTTGCCTGCACGCACTATCCGTTCCTGGCCAACCGCATGCGCAAGACGGCGCCCTGGCCGGTCGACTGGATCGATCCGGCGGAAGCGATTGCGCGCCGGGCGATGTCGCTGCTCGAACCTGTCGGCGCGCCGTGCGGCGAAAGCGAGCCAGACATCGCCGTCTTCACCTCCGGCAAGGCGGATTTCGCCACGCGGCGGCTTATCCAGGGCTTCGGCTTGACCGCAGGCTAG
- a CDS encoding DUF3008 family protein, producing MPATSQAQQKAAGAALAAKRGEIKKSELKGASREMYESMSEAQLEEFAETKRKGLPNKKS from the coding sequence ATGCCTGCCACATCGCAAGCCCAGCAAAAGGCCGCAGGCGCGGCACTTGCGGCCAAGCGCGGCGAGATCAAGAAAAGCGAACTCAAGGGCGCATCGCGCGAAATGTATGAATCGATGAGCGAGGCGCAACTCGAGGAATTCGCCGAAACCAAGCGCAAGGGCCTGCCCAACAAGAAGTCATGA
- the rpsD gene encoding 30S ribosomal protein S4, whose protein sequence is MSKRESAKYKIDRRLGENIWGRPKSPVNKREYGPGQHGQRRKGKLSDFGLQLRAKQKLKGHYGDVSEKQFRKVYEEANRRKGDTSENLIGLLESRLDAIVYRAKFVPTIFAARQFVNHGHVNVNGKRTNIGSYRCKPGDVIEVREKSKQLVIVLESVGLAERDVPDYIEADHNKMTATYSRVPGLADVPFAVQMEPNLVVEFYSR, encoded by the coding sequence ATGAGCAAGCGCGAATCCGCGAAATACAAGATCGACCGCCGTCTTGGCGAAAACATCTGGGGCCGCCCGAAGTCCCCGGTCAACAAGCGTGAATACGGCCCGGGCCAGCACGGCCAGCGCCGCAAGGGCAAGCTTTCCGACTTCGGCCTGCAGCTGCGCGCCAAGCAGAAGCTGAAGGGCCACTATGGCGACGTTTCGGAAAAGCAGTTCCGCAAGGTCTATGAAGAGGCCAACCGCCGCAAGGGCGATACTTCCGAGAACCTGATCGGCCTGCTGGAGTCGCGCCTCGACGCGATCGTCTATCGCGCCAAGTTCGTGCCGACCATCTTCGCGGCCCGCCAGTTCGTCAACCACGGCCACGTCAACGTCAACGGCAAGCGCACAAATATCGGCTCGTACCGCTGCAAGCCGGGCGACGTCATCGAGGTGCGCGAGAAGTCGAAGCAGCTCGTCATCGTGCTGGAATCGGTTGGTCTGGCCGAGCGCGACGTGCCGGACTATATCGAGGCCGATCACAACAAGATGACCGCGACCTACAGCCGCGTTCCCGGCCTGGCGGACGTGCCGTTCGCCGTCCAGATGGAACCGAACCTGGTCGTCGAATTCTATTCGCGCTGA
- the ttcA gene encoding tRNA 2-thiocytidine(32) synthetase TtcA, translated as MNMLPDTKSLGVKSPEPIADEEEGGFHPLFCDVPSSVEFNKLRKRLLRLTRQAIEDFTMVKPGERWLVALSGGKDSYGLLALLLDLKWRGLLPVDLLACNLDQGQPNFPKHILPDYLSANGIAHRIEYQDTYSVVTEKLPEGSTYCSLCSRLRRGHLYRIAREEGCSALVLGHHREDILETFFMNLFHGGRLAAMPPKLINDEGDVMVLRPLAYCAEVDLEKFAGAMKFPIIPCDLCGSQEGLQRNAMKAMLDDIEKRMPGRKDTMIRAMTNVRPSHLLDRKLFDFAALDARLTSGQDISDDI; from the coding sequence ATGAATATGCTGCCAGATACCAAATCACTTGGCGTCAAATCGCCTGAACCGATCGCCGACGAAGAAGAGGGCGGGTTTCATCCGCTGTTTTGCGATGTGCCGTCCTCGGTCGAGTTCAACAAGCTGCGCAAGCGGCTTTTGAGGCTCACCCGCCAGGCGATCGAGGATTTCACCATGGTGAAGCCCGGCGAGCGCTGGCTGGTGGCGCTCTCTGGCGGCAAGGATTCCTACGGCCTGCTCGCCTTGCTGCTTGACCTCAAATGGCGTGGGCTGCTGCCGGTCGACCTGCTCGCCTGCAACCTCGACCAGGGCCAGCCGAATTTTCCAAAGCATATCCTGCCTGACTATCTCAGCGCCAACGGCATTGCGCACCGCATCGAATACCAGGACACCTATTCGGTGGTCACCGAAAAGCTGCCCGAGGGCAGCACCTATTGCTCGCTCTGCTCGCGGCTGAGGCGCGGCCATCTCTACCGCATCGCGCGCGAGGAGGGGTGCTCGGCCCTGGTGCTCGGCCACCACCGCGAGGACATACTCGAAACCTTCTTCATGAACCTCTTCCATGGCGGGCGTCTCGCGGCCATGCCGCCCAAGCTGATCAACGACGAGGGCGACGTCATGGTGCTGCGCCCGCTTGCCTATTGCGCCGAGGTGGATCTCGAGAAGTTCGCCGGCGCCATGAAGTTTCCGATCATCCCCTGCGACCTCTGCGGCAGCCAGGAAGGGCTGCAGCGCAACGCCATGAAGGCGATGCTCGACGACATCGAGAAGCGCATGCCGGGCCGCAAGGACACGATGATCCGCGCCATGACCAATGTGCGGCCCTCGCACCTGCTTGACCGAAAACTGTTCGACTTCGCCGCGCTCGATGCGCGCCTCACCTCAGGGCAAGACATTTCCGATGACATTTGA
- a CDS encoding inositol monophosphatase family protein, with amino-acid sequence MTFDDRAIDWLADLLADAARAEIMPRFRRLGEGDVRQKTSAADLVTEADVNAERLITARLRERYPSAMIVGEEACSDNPALLGGLDDAELAFVIDPVDGTFNFASGVPLFGVMLGVVVEGETVAGIIHDPVGKDWLIGAKGAGSHIRHAHGALEKVRVAEPVPISEMTGAVSWQYLKEPERSRLARNQTKALSQFGYRCAAHEYRLLANGYAHFVVYNKLMPWDHLAGVLIHQEAGGHAARIDGDPYLPSHVDGGLLVAPDKNSWDELRRELWAE; translated from the coding sequence ATGACATTTGACGACCGCGCGATCGACTGGCTGGCCGACCTTCTCGCCGATGCAGCCAGGGCTGAAATCATGCCGCGCTTCCGCCGGCTGGGTGAAGGCGACGTCCGCCAGAAGACTTCCGCTGCCGATCTGGTGACCGAGGCGGACGTCAATGCCGAAAGACTGATCACCGCCAGGCTGCGCGAGCGTTACCCTTCGGCGATGATCGTCGGCGAGGAGGCCTGCTCCGACAACCCGGCGCTGCTTGGCGGCCTCGACGATGCCGAGCTCGCCTTCGTCATCGATCCAGTCGACGGCACCTTCAACTTCGCTTCCGGCGTGCCGCTCTTCGGCGTCATGCTGGGCGTCGTCGTCGAAGGCGAGACGGTTGCCGGCATCATCCACGATCCGGTCGGCAAGGACTGGCTGATCGGCGCCAAGGGGGCCGGCAGCCATATCCGCCATGCGCATGGCGCGCTGGAGAAGGTGCGGGTCGCCGAGCCGGTACCGATCTCTGAGATGACCGGCGCGGTCTCGTGGCAATATCTGAAGGAGCCGGAGCGCTCGCGGCTCGCGCGCAACCAGACCAAGGCGCTGTCGCAGTTCGGCTACCGCTGCGCGGCGCACGAATACCGGCTCCTGGCCAATGGCTATGCGCATTTCGTCGTCTACAACAAGCTGATGCCGTGGGATCACCTCGCGGGTGTGCTGATCCATCAGGAAGCCGGCGGCCACGCCGCCCGCATCGACGGCGATCCCTATCTGCCGTCGCATGTCGATGGCGGGCTGCTCGTAGCGCCGGACAAGAACAGCTGGGACGAGCTGCGGCGAGAACTCTGGGCGGAGTAG
- a CDS encoding multidrug effflux MFS transporter has product MPRWEFIALCAALMALNSLAIDIMLPALQQIGASLGVENENHRQYVITAYILGFGTGQLFFGPVSDRFGRRAPLVVGLIIYVAAVAAAAVAPTFAILLACRVVQGIGAAATRVIAVSIVRDTFEGRRMAEVMSLIFMVFMAIPVVAPGIGQFIMLFATWHWIFVTMAVGALIVSTWSLLRLPETLHPEYRRPLTVNAVVGGFRIVLTNRIALCYAFASTFIFGAMFGFINSAQQIYLEVFHVGELFPLIFAGVAGVLAFSNFLNARLVGKIGMRRLSQSALLLFLGISLIWLVVSLEMQMPLWLFIAFFAGAMVPFGCLGANFNALAMEPLGELAGTASSILGFMQTFLGGLLGTLIGQAYNGTVTPLAAGFCSVSVAALLMILIAERGRLFQPHNPPV; this is encoded by the coding sequence ATTCCGCGCTGGGAATTCATTGCGCTCTGCGCGGCGCTGATGGCGCTCAATTCGCTCGCCATCGACATCATGCTGCCGGCGCTGCAGCAGATCGGCGCCTCGCTCGGCGTCGAGAACGAAAACCATCGCCAGTACGTCATCACCGCCTACATTCTCGGCTTCGGCACCGGTCAGCTCTTCTTCGGGCCGGTCTCCGATCGTTTCGGCCGTCGTGCGCCGCTGGTGGTCGGCCTGATCATCTACGTCGCGGCAGTGGCTGCCGCTGCCGTGGCTCCAACCTTCGCAATCCTGCTCGCCTGCCGCGTCGTTCAAGGCATTGGCGCGGCGGCAACGCGCGTCATCGCCGTTTCGATCGTGCGCGACACCTTCGAGGGCCGCCGCATGGCCGAGGTTATGTCGCTGATCTTCATGGTGTTCATGGCGATCCCGGTCGTCGCGCCCGGCATCGGTCAGTTCATCATGCTGTTCGCGACCTGGCACTGGATCTTCGTCACCATGGCCGTCGGTGCGCTGATCGTGTCGACATGGTCGCTGCTGCGGCTGCCGGAGACGCTGCATCCGGAATACCGCCGGCCACTGACGGTCAACGCGGTCGTCGGCGGCTTCCGCATCGTGCTCACCAACCGCATCGCGCTTTGCTACGCTTTCGCCAGCACCTTCATCTTCGGCGCGATGTTCGGCTTCATCAATTCGGCGCAACAGATCTATCTCGAAGTCTTCCACGTCGGCGAGCTGTTCCCGCTGATCTTCGCCGGCGTCGCCGGCGTGCTCGCCTTCTCGAACTTCCTCAACGCGCGGCTCGTCGGCAAGATCGGCATGCGTCGCCTGTCGCAAAGCGCGCTGCTCCTGTTCCTCGGCATCAGCCTGATCTGGCTCGTCGTTTCACTCGAAATGCAGATGCCGCTCTGGCTGTTCATCGCCTTCTTCGCCGGCGCCATGGTGCCGTTCGGCTGCCTCGGCGCGAATTTCAACGCGCTCGCGATGGAGCCGCTGGGCGAGCTTGCCGGCACGGCCTCCTCCATACTCGGCTTCATGCAGACCTTTCTCGGCGGTCTCCTCGGCACGCTGATAGGCCAAGCCTACAATGGCACGGTCACGCCATTGGCCGCCGGCTTCTGCAGCGTCTCGGTCGCGGCCCTGCTGATGATCCTGATCGCCGAGCGCGGACGGCTGTTCCAACCGCACAATCCGCCTGTCTGA
- the grxD gene encoding Grx4 family monothiol glutaredoxin: MSGINDYIDSEVKSNDVVLFMKGTPGFPQCGFSGQVVQILDYVGVDYKGVNVLTSAELRQGIKDYSNWPTIPQLYVKGEFVGGCDIVREMFQAGELQDFLVEKGVSVKGAA, encoded by the coding sequence ATGAGTGGCATCAACGACTACATCGACAGCGAAGTGAAGAGCAACGACGTGGTGCTCTTCATGAAGGGCACGCCCGGTTTCCCGCAATGCGGGTTTTCCGGCCAGGTGGTGCAGATCCTCGACTATGTCGGGGTCGACTACAAAGGCGTGAACGTGCTGACCTCTGCCGAACTGCGCCAGGGCATCAAGGATTATTCCAACTGGCCGACCATCCCGCAGCTCTACGTCAAGGGCGAGTTCGTCGGCGGTTGCGACATCGTGCGCGAGATGTTCCAGGCCGGCGAGCTACAGGATTTCCTGGTCGAAAAGGGCGTCAGCGTCAAAGGCGCCGCCTGA
- a CDS encoding BolA family transcriptional regulator, whose protein sequence is MAMDAREIERLIKEGIPDAKVTIRDLAGDGDHYAAEVVAESFRGKSRVQQHQMVYDALKGNMGGVLHALALQTSVPD, encoded by the coding sequence ATGGCAATGGACGCGCGCGAAATCGAACGGCTGATCAAGGAAGGCATTCCGGACGCCAAGGTGACGATTCGCGATCTGGCCGGCGACGGCGACCATTACGCGGCTGAAGTGGTGGCCGAGAGCTTCCGCGGCAAAAGCCGGGTGCAGCAGCACCAGATGGTCTATGACGCGCTGAAGGGCAATATGGGCGGCGTGCTGCATGCGCTTGCCCTGCAGACCAGCGTTCCGGACTGA
- the purL gene encoding phosphoribosylformylglycinamidine synthase subunit PurL: protein MTISNSVPITPELVAAHGLKPDEYQRILDLVGREPSFTELGIFSAMWNEHCSYKSSKKWLRTLPTSGPQVIQGPGENAGVVDIGDGDCVVFKMESHNHPSYIEPYQGAATGVGGILRDVFTMGARPVAAMNALRFGEPDHPKTRHLVAGVVSGIGGYGNSFGVPTVGGEVNFDPRYNGNILVNAFAAGLAKTNAIFLSQAKGVGLPVVYLGAKTGRDGVGGATMASAEFDDKIEEKRPTVQVGDPFTEKCLLEACLELMASGAVIAIQDMGAAGLTCSAVEMGAKGDLGIELDLDRVPVREERMSAYEMMLSESQERMLMVLRPEKEEEAEAIFRKWGLDFAIVGKTTDDLRFRVLHQGDEVANLPIKELGDQAPEYDRPWVEATKPAPLAPSDAPKADVADALLKMLGGPDLSSRRWVWEQYDTLIQGNSLQLPGGDAGVVRIDGHPTKALAFSSDVTPRYCEADPYEGGKQAVAECWRNLTATGALPLAATDNLNFGNPERPEIMGQFVGAVKGIGDACRALGFPIVSGNVSLYNETNGRGILPTPTIGGVGLIADWSKMARIGFAAEGQMIVLVGAPPSWGSHLGQSVYMRDIHGRADGPPPPVDLDHEKRVGDHVRALIASGIVTSAHDVSDGGLAVALAEMAMASGIGATIPGLTGTDPIPVWFGEDQGRYLLTLSIDPQCGEWDRIREEQGRLGIFAPWIGTTGGNALKLGETRAIAVSELTAAHEGWFPRFMDQAV, encoded by the coding sequence ATGACCATTTCCAATTCCGTGCCGATCACCCCCGAGCTCGTCGCCGCGCATGGGCTGAAGCCCGACGAATATCAGCGCATCCTCGACCTGGTCGGGCGCGAGCCGAGCTTCACCGAACTCGGCATCTTCTCGGCGATGTGGAACGAGCACTGCTCCTACAAGTCTTCCAAGAAATGGCTGCGCACGCTGCCCACCAGCGGCCCGCAGGTTATCCAGGGACCGGGCGAGAATGCCGGCGTGGTCGATATCGGTGACGGCGACTGCGTCGTCTTCAAGATGGAGAGCCACAACCACCCGTCCTACATCGAACCCTATCAGGGAGCCGCGACCGGCGTCGGCGGCATCCTGCGCGACGTCTTCACCATGGGCGCGCGGCCGGTCGCGGCGATGAACGCGCTCCGCTTCGGCGAGCCGGACCATCCGAAAACCCGGCATCTCGTCGCCGGCGTCGTTTCGGGCATCGGCGGCTACGGCAATTCCTTCGGCGTGCCGACCGTCGGCGGCGAGGTCAATTTCGATCCGCGTTACAACGGCAACATCCTTGTCAACGCCTTCGCGGCCGGCCTTGCCAAGACCAACGCCATCTTCCTGTCGCAGGCCAAGGGCGTCGGCCTGCCGGTCGTCTATCTCGGCGCCAAGACTGGGCGCGACGGCGTCGGCGGCGCCACCATGGCCTCGGCCGAATTCGACGACAAGATCGAGGAGAAGCGGCCGACCGTGCAGGTCGGCGATCCCTTCACCGAAAAATGCCTGCTGGAGGCCTGCCTCGAGCTCATGGCCTCGGGCGCCGTCATCGCCATCCAGGATATGGGCGCCGCCGGCCTCACCTGCTCGGCGGTCGAGATGGGCGCCAAGGGCGATCTGGGCATCGAGCTCGACCTCGACAGGGTGCCGGTGCGCGAGGAGCGCATGAGCGCCTATGAGATGATGCTGTCGGAAAGCCAGGAGCGCATGCTGATGGTGCTGCGCCCCGAGAAGGAGGAGGAGGCCGAGGCGATCTTCCGCAAATGGGGTCTCGACTTCGCCATCGTCGGCAAGACCACCGACGACCTGCGCTTCCGCGTGCTGCACCAGGGCGACGAGGTCGCCAATTTGCCGATCAAGGAGCTGGGCGACCAGGCGCCGGAATATGACCGTCCGTGGGTCGAGGCGACGAAGCCGGCGCCGCTCGCGCCCAGCGATGCGCCGAAGGCCGATGTCGCGGATGCGCTGCTGAAGATGCTCGGCGGCCCGGACCTCTCCTCGCGCCGCTGGGTGTGGGAGCAGTACGACACGCTGATCCAGGGCAATTCGCTGCAGCTTCCGGGCGGCGATGCCGGCGTGGTGCGCATCGATGGTCATCCGACCAAGGCGCTCGCCTTCTCCTCCGACGTCACGCCGCGCTATTGCGAGGCCGACCCGTATGAGGGCGGCAAGCAGGCGGTGGCCGAATGCTGGCGCAACCTGACGGCGACGGGCGCCTTGCCGCTTGCCGCCACCGACAATCTCAATTTCGGCAATCCGGAACGGCCGGAAATCATGGGCCAGTTTGTCGGTGCCGTAAAAGGCATCGGCGACGCCTGCCGTGCGCTCGGCTTCCCGATCGTCTCCGGCAACGTCTCGCTCTACAACGAAACCAACGGCCGCGGCATCCTGCCGACGCCGACCATCGGCGGCGTCGGCCTGATCGCCGACTGGTCGAAAATGGCCCGCATCGGCTTCGCCGCCGAGGGCCAGATGATCGTGCTGGTCGGCGCGCCGCCGAGCTGGGGCAGCCATCTCGGCCAGTCCGTCTATATGCGCGACATCCACGGCCGCGCCGACGGTCCGCCGCCGCCCGTCGACCTCGACCATGAAAAGCGCGTCGGCGACCATGTGCGCGCGCTGATTGCTTCCGGCATCGTGACATCGGCGCATGACGTCTCGGACGGCGGCCTTGCGGTGGCGCTGGCCGAAATGGCGATGGCATCCGGCATCGGCGCCACCATTCCCGGCCTTACCGGCACCGACCCGATCCCGGTCTGGTTCGGCGAGGACCAGGGCCGCTACCTGCTGACGCTCTCGATCGATCCGCAATGCGGCGAGTGGGACAGGATCCGCGAGGAGCAAGGCAGGCTCGGCATCTTCGCGCCGTGGATCGGCACCACCGGCGGCAATGCGCTGAAACTCGGCGAAACGAGGGCCATAGCGGTCAGTGAATTGACGGCAGCCCATGAGGGCTGGTTCCCGCGCTTCATGGATCAGGCCGTTTGA
- a CDS encoding PLP-dependent aminotransferase family protein, which produces MTNWLPDLSSGSGPLYQRLADSIESDIDKGVIDAGSKLPPQRDLAYDIGTTVGTIGRAYQLLRERGLVSGEVGRGTYVLAQRAETPKAEIEPAVQGTRPIDVPTGKLRFDSTAAPDVGQGAVIADLLARTAQEHPHDISSYTRDFPERWYEAGSRWLSRNSFRPSSDSIVPTLGTHAAVIAAVAALTTPGDYVVFEHLTYSQISRSAGLIGRRTALVSSDDEGIDPEDFERVCAQKHPKMMFVMPTAKNPTLVTMPEARRQAIARIAREYNVVLIEDDLYGDLTDDPTPLLAEYAPERTIVAGGLSKSVAAGVRGGWLACPPAYRHRIRVAHRMTTGGLPFLLAEVGTRLVMSGQAGEIRKRCIAEIQARTAIVRDMLAGFNFRARDNVPFVWLTLPDPWLSGTFKNACLEHGVLIDDEDEFKAGRSEQVFHGVRFGVSQPRQSKEVASGVAVIRRLLDEGRAGYDSFS; this is translated from the coding sequence ATGACAAATTGGCTCCCCGATCTCTCCTCCGGCTCTGGACCCCTCTATCAGCGCCTTGCTGACAGCATTGAGTCAGATATCGACAAGGGCGTCATCGATGCCGGTTCAAAACTGCCGCCGCAGCGCGATCTCGCCTACGACATCGGCACCACTGTCGGCACGATCGGCCGGGCCTATCAGCTCCTGCGTGAACGCGGTCTGGTGAGCGGCGAGGTCGGGCGCGGTACCTATGTGCTGGCGCAGCGCGCAGAGACCCCGAAAGCCGAAATCGAGCCCGCTGTCCAGGGAACGCGTCCCATCGACGTGCCGACGGGCAAGCTGCGCTTCGACAGCACCGCCGCGCCCGATGTCGGCCAGGGTGCCGTCATCGCGGACTTGCTGGCGCGCACCGCGCAGGAACATCCGCACGACATTTCGAGCTACACCCGCGATTTCCCCGAACGCTGGTACGAAGCCGGCAGCCGCTGGCTGTCGCGCAACTCCTTCCGTCCCTCATCCGATTCCATCGTGCCGACGCTGGGCACCCATGCGGCCGTCATAGCGGCGGTCGCGGCGCTGACCACCCCCGGCGACTACGTCGTTTTCGAGCACCTCACTTATTCGCAGATTTCGCGCAGCGCCGGCCTGATCGGGCGCCGCACAGCGCTGGTCTCGTCGGACGATGAGGGCATCGACCCGGAGGATTTCGAGCGCGTCTGCGCGCAGAAGCACCCGAAGATGATGTTCGTGATGCCGACGGCGAAGAATCCGACTTTGGTGACCATGCCAGAGGCGCGGCGACAGGCGATCGCGCGCATCGCGCGCGAGTACAATGTCGTGCTGATCGAGGACGATCTTTACGGCGACCTGACGGACGACCCGACGCCGCTGCTTGCCGAATACGCGCCCGAAAGAACCATCGTCGCCGGCGGCCTGTCAAAGTCTGTCGCGGCGGGCGTGCGCGGCGGCTGGCTCGCCTGCCCGCCGGCCTATCGCCATCGTATCCGCGTCGCGCACAGGATGACAACCGGGGGTCTGCCCTTCTTGCTGGCGGAGGTCGGCACCAGGCTGGTGATGTCCGGTCAGGCCGGCGAAATCCGCAAGCGCTGCATCGCCGAAATCCAGGCGCGCACCGCCATAGTGCGGGATATGCTGGCGGGCTTCAACTTCAGGGCAAGGGACAATGTCCCCTTTGTCTGGCTGACCTTGCCGGATCCCTGGCTCTCCGGCACCTTCAAGAACGCCTGCCTCGAACACGGCGTGCTCATCGACGACGAGGACGAGTTCAAGGCCGGGCGTTCCGAGCAGGTCTTCCACGGCGTACGCTTCGGCGTATCGCAGCCCAGGCAAAGCAAGGAGGTGGCCAGCGGCGTCGCGGTCATCCGCCGCCTACTCGACGAGGGCCGCGCCGGCTACGACAGTTTTTCCTGA
- a CDS encoding DUF1127 domain-containing protein has translation MDTIETIRYAGPEFRSQAGSVVRGGFVGRLVLMIRSVAKQIDRILQRRRGRLALLEMTDEQLKDIGISRCDAHREGIRPFWD, from the coding sequence ATGGATACAATCGAGACAATTCGCTATGCCGGCCCGGAATTTCGCTCGCAGGCCGGTTCTGTGGTCCGTGGTGGCTTCGTGGGTCGGCTGGTGCTTATGATCCGTTCCGTCGCCAAGCAGATCGACCGCATTCTGCAGCGTCGGCGTGGCCGCCTTGCGCTCCTGGAGATGACCGACGAGCAGCTCAAGGACATCGGCATCTCGCGCTGCGACGCCCATCGCGAAGGCATCAGGCCGTTCTGGGACTGA
- a CDS encoding Pr6Pr family membrane protein, translating into MGRFLQIAGLVAGLIGLVLQFAITIPASMAAGRGLLGSIVFYFSFFTILTNVAAVLVHASLVSPAGYAWFPAFAGKRMRAGVAVAMTLVFIVYATVLARLWAPEGLFFICDVLLHYVAPLIFVLWWLIASADGSTRWRDISWWMIYPLAYLAYALIRAPFAGEVPYPFLDVAKNGAADVAVSALAITALFLGLCVLAVFADHGIGRLRK; encoded by the coding sequence ATGGGCCGGTTCCTGCAAATCGCGGGACTGGTTGCCGGGCTGATAGGGCTCGTTCTGCAGTTCGCGATCACCATCCCGGCGTCGATGGCGGCAGGCCGCGGCCTGCTCGGCTCGATCGTGTTCTATTTCAGCTTCTTCACCATCCTGACCAACGTCGCAGCGGTACTGGTGCACGCATCGCTGGTCTCGCCCGCCGGCTACGCCTGGTTCCCGGCCTTTGCCGGGAAGCGCATGCGGGCGGGAGTCGCGGTCGCCATGACGTTGGTCTTCATCGTGTATGCAACGGTGCTCGCGCGCCTTTGGGCGCCGGAAGGGCTGTTCTTCATCTGCGACGTGCTGTTGCACTATGTGGCGCCGCTGATCTTCGTGCTGTGGTGGCTGATCGCAAGCGCTGACGGCAGCACGCGCTGGCGCGACATTTCCTGGTGGATGATCTACCCGCTCGCCTATCTCGCCTATGCGCTGATACGGGCGCCATTCGCCGGCGAAGTGCCCTACCCGTTCCTAGACGTGGCGAAGAACGGGGCGGCCGATGTCGCCGTTTCGGCGCTGGCCATCACCGCATTGTTTCTCGGCCTTTGCGTGCTCGCCGTGTTTGCCGACCACGGCATCGGCCGTCTGCGGAAGTAG